The following are encoded in a window of Amycolatopsis solani genomic DNA:
- a CDS encoding oxidoreductase: protein MVVVGLFDSLRRRAKGGQRAGTLRKASSEDTRHLEEWVASRQGVEAYVEPRTNVTETTVVLIAHDGEWTRRRIGSLEAAQQFGHRRSIPVYEVARVGYPKRMREYTERKKRGQA, encoded by the coding sequence GTGGTCGTGGTGGGGCTCTTCGACTCGCTGCGCAGGCGGGCCAAGGGTGGGCAACGGGCCGGCACGCTGCGGAAAGCCAGCTCCGAAGACACCCGTCACCTCGAGGAGTGGGTGGCCTCGAGGCAGGGGGTGGAGGCCTACGTGGAGCCTCGGACCAATGTCACCGAGACCACAGTGGTGTTGATCGCCCACGACGGCGAGTGGACCCGGCGCCGCATCGGCAGCCTGGAGGCCGCGCAGCAGTTCGGCCACCGCCGGTCCATCCCGGTCTACGAGGTCGCGCGGGTCGGGTATCCGAAGCGGATGCGCGAGTACACCGAGCGCAAGAAGCGCGGGCAGGCTTAG
- a CDS encoding SMI1/KNR4 family protein, translating into MDAGEYLETAVRDVLTAADPNVDAQVGYAALLLAVSGALDEADRLVAQWLARTERPVGALAADPVRARAWAMLFEARGSRPEWAEGLPPLDLDAEERAHAVSLRRPVSDLEGVLPPGPIAEVVKHVAPSRPDRVRTALLDGDLAGWAALAGPHPDVATLAATRALAPALVAGADPLGLRDWAPACAGAVIAAMHERYPPALGTWPELIAEIRRLRGGSPAPPPASEAAIRSAELRLGADLPDDHREFLRTCDGLPADVVFPRLLGTADLRAENGVVVLADPAILLLSAGHVVEVDPVLGTTVHPSFRAALVKHATLLAQAAR; encoded by the coding sequence GTGGACGCCGGCGAGTACCTCGAGACGGCGGTCCGCGACGTCCTGACCGCCGCCGACCCGAACGTCGACGCCCAGGTCGGGTACGCGGCTTTGCTGCTTGCCGTCTCCGGCGCGCTCGACGAGGCCGACCGGCTCGTGGCGCAGTGGCTGGCCCGCACGGAACGGCCGGTCGGCGCGCTCGCCGCGGACCCGGTGCGCGCCCGGGCGTGGGCGATGCTCTTCGAGGCCCGCGGCTCGCGCCCGGAGTGGGCCGAGGGGTTGCCGCCGCTGGACCTCGACGCCGAGGAGCGCGCCCACGCGGTGTCCTTGCGCCGTCCGGTTTCCGACCTCGAAGGTGTGCTGCCGCCGGGGCCGATCGCGGAGGTCGTCAAGCACGTAGCTCCTTCGCGCCCGGACCGCGTCCGCACGGCTCTGCTCGACGGCGACCTCGCCGGCTGGGCCGCGCTCGCCGGGCCCCACCCGGACGTCGCGACCCTCGCGGCGACGCGGGCACTGGCCCCGGCACTGGTGGCGGGCGCGGACCCGCTCGGGTTGCGCGACTGGGCCCCGGCCTGCGCGGGCGCGGTGATCGCGGCCATGCACGAGCGCTACCCGCCCGCCCTCGGCACGTGGCCCGAGCTGATCGCGGAGATCCGGCGCCTGCGCGGCGGTTCGCCGGCCCCTCCCCCGGCGTCCGAAGCGGCGATCCGCTCGGCCGAGCTGCGCCTCGGCGCCGACCTGCCGGACGACCACCGCGAGTTCCTGCGCACCTGCGACGGCCTGCCCGCCGACGTCGTCTTCCCCCGCCTGCTCGGCACGGCCGACCTGCGCGCCGAGAACGGCGTGGTCGTCCTGGCGGACCCCGCGATCCTGCTGCTGTCGGCCGGTCACGTGGTCGAGGTCGACCCGGTCCTCGGCACGACGGTCCACCCGTCCTTCCGCGCGGCGCTGGTCAAGCACGCCACCCTGCTCGCCCAGGCCGCCCGGTGA
- the sucB gene encoding 2-oxoglutarate dehydrogenase, E2 component, dihydrolipoamide succinyltransferase yields MAYSVTLPELGESVTEGTVTRWLKQEGDTVEVDEPLLEISTDKVDTEVPSPVAGTVVKISAAEDETVEVGGELAVIDDGSGGVPESSAPAQEEPQAEPEPSQPEPQAQDSAPSKPDTAPAAGGEGTEVKLPELGESVTEGTVTRWLKAVGDSVEVDEPLLEISTDKVDTEVPSPVAGTVLEIRAGEDETVEVGGVLAVIGAAGAAPKAEAQPEPKPEPKPEPKPEPKPEPKPEPVQESKPEPKPEPQAAPAAKATESAPAAASKDGSADGPYVTPLVRKLATEHGIDLASLTGSGVGGRIRKQDVLAAAEEKQKAAAAPAPAAAAPAAAAAPSAPAARPAAPVSPELAALRGTVQKASRIRQITATKTRESLQIAAQLTQVQEVDVTKIAKLRQRAKAAFKEREGVNLTFLPFFAKATVEALKQHPNVNASYNEDTKEITYHGAVHLGIAVDTERGLLSVVIHDAGELSLAGLAHRIADLAGRARSGQIKPDELSGGTFSITNIGSVGALFDTPIIVQPQSGILGTGAVVKRPVVVADADGNDTIAVRSMAYLPLTYDHRLVDGADAGRFLTTIKQRLEEGNFEGELGL; encoded by the coding sequence ATGGCCTACTCCGTCACATTGCCGGAGCTCGGGGAGAGCGTCACCGAAGGCACCGTCACCCGGTGGCTTAAGCAGGAGGGCGACACCGTCGAGGTCGACGAGCCGTTGCTCGAGATCTCGACCGACAAGGTCGACACCGAGGTCCCCTCCCCGGTGGCGGGCACGGTCGTGAAGATCAGCGCCGCGGAAGACGAGACCGTCGAGGTCGGCGGCGAGCTCGCCGTGATCGACGACGGCAGCGGCGGCGTGCCCGAGTCCTCCGCCCCGGCGCAGGAAGAACCGCAGGCCGAGCCGGAGCCCTCGCAGCCCGAGCCGCAGGCCCAGGACAGCGCCCCGAGCAAGCCGGACACCGCGCCGGCCGCGGGCGGCGAAGGCACCGAGGTGAAGCTGCCCGAACTGGGCGAAAGCGTCACCGAGGGCACCGTCACGCGCTGGCTGAAGGCCGTCGGCGACTCGGTCGAGGTCGACGAGCCGCTGCTCGAGATCTCCACCGACAAGGTCGACACCGAGGTGCCGTCCCCGGTGGCGGGCACGGTGCTGGAGATCCGCGCGGGCGAGGACGAGACCGTCGAGGTCGGCGGCGTCCTGGCCGTCATCGGGGCCGCCGGTGCGGCGCCGAAGGCCGAGGCCCAGCCGGAGCCCAAGCCCGAGCCGAAGCCGGAACCCAAGCCGGAGCCGAAACCCGAGCCCAAGCCGGAGCCGGTTCAGGAGTCCAAGCCGGAACCGAAGCCCGAGCCGCAGGCCGCGCCCGCGGCGAAGGCGACCGAGTCGGCGCCCGCCGCCGCTTCGAAGGACGGCTCGGCGGACGGCCCGTACGTCACGCCGCTGGTCCGCAAGCTGGCGACCGAGCACGGCATCGACCTCGCGTCGCTGACCGGCAGCGGGGTCGGCGGCCGGATCCGCAAGCAGGACGTCCTGGCCGCGGCCGAGGAGAAGCAGAAGGCGGCCGCCGCCCCGGCGCCCGCCGCTGCCGCTCCGGCGGCCGCTGCGGCCCCGTCGGCGCCGGCCGCTCGTCCCGCGGCCCCGGTGTCGCCGGAGCTCGCGGCGCTGCGCGGCACGGTCCAGAAGGCCAGCCGGATCCGCCAGATCACGGCCACCAAGACCCGCGAGTCGCTGCAGATCGCCGCGCAGCTCACGCAGGTCCAGGAGGTCGACGTCACGAAGATCGCCAAGCTGCGCCAGCGCGCGAAGGCGGCCTTCAAGGAGCGCGAGGGCGTCAACCTGACGTTCCTGCCGTTCTTCGCGAAGGCCACGGTCGAGGCGCTCAAGCAGCACCCGAACGTCAACGCGTCCTACAACGAGGACACGAAGGAGATCACCTACCACGGCGCCGTGCACCTGGGCATCGCGGTGGACACCGAGCGCGGGCTGCTCTCGGTCGTGATCCACGACGCCGGCGAGCTGAGCCTGGCCGGTCTCGCGCACCGGATCGCCGACCTGGCGGGCCGCGCGCGGTCGGGCCAGATCAAGCCGGACGAGCTGTCCGGTGGCACGTTCTCGATCACGAACATCGGCAGCGTCGGCGCGCTGTTCGACACGCCGATCATCGTGCAGCCGCAGTCGGGCATCCTCGGCACGGGCGCGGTCGTCAAGCGCCCGGTCGTGGTCGCGGACGCCGACGGCAACGACACGATCGCCGTCCGCTCGATGGCGTACCTGCCGCTGACCTACGACCACCGCCTGGTGGACGGGGCCGACGCGGGCCGCTTCCTGACGACGATCAAGCAGCGCCTGGAAGAGGGCAACTTCGAGGGCGAACTCGGCCTCTGA
- a CDS encoding leucyl aminopeptidase: MTVPKLALSDNTGEALAKTRADVVVIGTLAGEDGPVLAAGAAAVDAAFDGRLADLLATLGASGKAEEVVKVPTLGKLPAAVVLAVGLGKPGDAVTPEQVRRAAGAAGRALAGTDRALVTLSELDLQAAVEGTVLGSYVFTAYRSEKGDAPVAKVDFASPAEGTAREHKATLKAATSIAEAVLTARDLINTPPNDLYPASFADRAKKLAEDNGLEFEVLDEKALKRKGFGGILGVGGGSSRQPRLVRIGYKPAKAAKKVALVGKGITFDSGGISLKPAANMDHMTSDMSGAAGVLAAVVLAAKLKYPLEVVAHIPLAENLPSGTSYRPGDVLTMYGGKTVEVLNTDAEGRLVLVDAMVRAAEENPDYLIETSTLTGAQVVALGNRTAGVMGSEDFRDRVAAIMQATGENGWAMPLPEELRADLDSRLADLANVTGHRWGGMLAAGIFLREFVADGLDWVHIDIAGPSFNTGSPWGYTGKGGTGVPVRTIAAVLADIAANG, from the coding sequence GTGACCGTGCCTAAGCTCGCCCTGTCCGACAACACCGGGGAGGCACTGGCCAAGACGCGCGCCGACGTGGTCGTCATCGGCACCCTGGCCGGCGAGGACGGCCCGGTCCTCGCCGCGGGGGCCGCCGCCGTCGACGCCGCCTTCGACGGCCGCCTCGCCGACCTGCTGGCCACCCTCGGCGCGAGCGGCAAGGCCGAAGAGGTCGTCAAGGTCCCGACGCTGGGCAAGCTGCCGGCCGCCGTCGTCCTCGCCGTCGGCCTGGGCAAGCCGGGCGACGCCGTCACCCCCGAGCAGGTCCGCCGCGCCGCGGGTGCCGCCGGCCGCGCGCTGGCCGGCACCGACCGCGCGCTCGTCACGCTGTCCGAGCTCGACCTGCAGGCCGCCGTCGAGGGCACCGTCCTCGGCTCCTACGTCTTCACCGCCTACCGCTCCGAGAAGGGTGACGCGCCGGTCGCGAAGGTCGACTTCGCGAGCCCGGCCGAGGGCACCGCCCGCGAGCACAAGGCGACGCTGAAGGCCGCGACCTCCATCGCCGAGGCCGTCCTCACCGCCCGCGACCTGATCAACACCCCGCCGAACGACCTGTACCCGGCCTCCTTCGCCGACCGCGCGAAGAAGCTGGCCGAGGACAACGGCCTCGAGTTCGAGGTCCTCGACGAGAAGGCGCTGAAGCGCAAGGGCTTCGGCGGCATCCTCGGCGTCGGCGGCGGCTCGTCCCGCCAGCCGCGCCTGGTGCGCATCGGCTACAAGCCGGCCAAGGCCGCCAAGAAGGTCGCGCTGGTCGGCAAGGGCATCACGTTCGACTCGGGCGGCATCTCGCTCAAGCCCGCTGCGAACATGGACCACATGACCTCGGACATGTCGGGCGCGGCCGGCGTGCTCGCCGCGGTCGTGCTGGCGGCGAAGCTGAAGTACCCGCTGGAGGTCGTCGCGCACATCCCGCTGGCGGAGAACCTGCCCTCGGGCACCTCCTACCGCCCGGGCGACGTCCTGACCATGTACGGCGGCAAGACCGTCGAGGTCCTCAACACCGACGCCGAAGGCCGGCTCGTGCTGGTCGACGCGATGGTCCGCGCGGCGGAGGAGAACCCGGACTACCTGATCGAGACCTCGACGCTGACCGGCGCCCAGGTCGTCGCGCTCGGCAACCGCACCGCCGGGGTGATGGGGTCGGAGGACTTCCGCGACCGCGTCGCCGCGATCATGCAGGCCACCGGCGAGAACGGCTGGGCCATGCCGCTGCCGGAGGAACTGCGCGCCGACCTCGACTCGCGCCTGGCCGACCTGGCCAACGTGACCGGCCACCGCTGGGGCGGCATGCTCGCGGCCGGGATCTTCCTGCGCGAGTTCGTCGCCGACGGCCTCGACTGGGTCCACATCGACATCGCGGGCCCGTCGTTCAACACGGGTTCCCCGTGGGGCTACACCGGCAAGGGCGGCACCGGCGTCCCGGTCCGCACGATCGCCGCGGTCCTGGCCGACATCGCCGCCAACGGCTGA
- the lpdA gene encoding dihydrolipoyl dehydrogenase — MTDTSADLVILGGGSGGYAAAFRAAELGLSVTLIEKDKLGGTCLHRGCIPTKALLHAAEVADETREAEAVGVKAVFEGIDIAGVNKYKDGIVSRLYKGLQGLAKAHKVNLVEGSGTFVGGTTVEVDGTRYTGKNVILATGSYSRTLPGLELGGRIIASEQALSLDYVPKKVVVLGGGVIGVEFASVWASFGVDVTIVEALPRLVPNEDEFASKQLERAFRRRKIAFKTGVRFTGAKQDDNGVSVSLESGETIEADLLLVAVGRGPNSAGHGYEEAGVKIERGFVITDERLRTNLPNVYAVGDIVPGLQLAHRGFQQGIFVAEEIAGQSPRVIDESGIPRVTYSHPEVASVGLTESQAKDKYGADVTTFTYDLGGNGKSQILKTSGGVKLVKAPDGPVVGVHMVGDRVGELIGEAQLIYSWEAFPEDVAPLIHAHPTQTEALGEAFLALAGKPLHVHS, encoded by the coding sequence GTGACCGACACCTCCGCCGACCTCGTGATCCTGGGAGGCGGATCGGGCGGCTACGCCGCGGCGTTCCGCGCGGCCGAGCTGGGCCTTTCCGTCACGTTGATCGAGAAGGACAAGCTCGGCGGGACCTGCCTCCACCGGGGCTGCATCCCGACCAAGGCCCTGCTGCACGCAGCCGAGGTCGCCGACGAAACCCGCGAAGCCGAGGCGGTCGGCGTCAAGGCCGTCTTCGAGGGCATCGACATCGCCGGGGTCAACAAGTACAAGGACGGGATCGTCTCCCGGCTGTACAAGGGCCTGCAGGGCCTGGCCAAGGCGCACAAGGTGAACCTCGTCGAGGGCAGCGGCACGTTCGTCGGCGGCACGACCGTCGAGGTGGACGGCACCCGCTACACCGGCAAGAACGTCATCCTCGCCACCGGCTCCTACTCGCGCACGCTGCCCGGCCTGGAGCTCGGCGGCCGCATCATCGCCAGCGAGCAGGCGCTGTCCCTCGACTACGTCCCCAAGAAGGTCGTGGTGCTGGGCGGCGGCGTCATCGGGGTCGAGTTCGCCAGCGTCTGGGCATCCTTCGGCGTCGACGTCACCATCGTCGAGGCCCTGCCGCGGCTGGTCCCGAACGAGGACGAGTTCGCGTCCAAGCAGCTCGAGCGCGCGTTCCGCCGCCGCAAGATCGCCTTCAAGACCGGCGTGCGGTTCACCGGCGCGAAGCAGGACGACAACGGCGTGAGCGTTTCGCTGGAGTCCGGCGAGACCATCGAGGCCGACCTGCTGCTGGTCGCCGTCGGCCGCGGGCCGAACTCGGCCGGCCACGGCTACGAGGAGGCCGGCGTCAAGATCGAGCGCGGCTTCGTCATCACCGACGAGCGGCTGCGCACCAACCTGCCCAACGTCTACGCCGTCGGCGACATCGTCCCCGGCCTGCAGCTCGCGCACCGCGGCTTCCAGCAGGGCATCTTCGTCGCCGAAGAGATCGCCGGGCAGAGCCCGCGCGTGATCGACGAAAGCGGTATCCCGCGGGTCACCTACTCGCACCCGGAGGTCGCGTCGGTCGGGCTGACCGAGTCCCAGGCCAAGGACAAGTACGGCGCCGACGTCACGACGTTCACCTACGACCTCGGCGGCAACGGCAAGAGCCAGATCCTCAAGACCTCCGGCGGGGTCAAGCTGGTCAAGGCCCCGGACGGCCCCGTCGTCGGGGTCCACATGGTCGGCGACCGCGTCGGCGAGCTGATCGGCGAAGCGCAGCTGATCTACAGCTGGGAGGCTTTCCCGGAGGACGTCGCACCCCTCATCCACGCCCACCCGACCCAGACCGAGGCCCTCGGTGAAGCGTTCCTCGCCCTCGCGGGGAAGCCGCTGCACGTGCACAGCTGA
- a CDS encoding TAXI family TRAP transporter solute-binding subunit, with protein sequence MKRALVTAAVLALAVTGCGGKQQTDSAAPGGSQSCEAGEGRITIATGNSGGVYYVLGGGLAQLISGTTKLRATAAETGASVQNIQQLVAGNYDVAFSLADTAADAVNGKGSFDGKPQKVQALSRIYPNSTQVLVRADAGIDSVADMKGKRISTGSPKSGTEVIANRLLQAAGLKPDTDVQAQRLDLAKTADGMKAGTLDGLVWSGGLPTAQITDITTALKDKVKFLDVTPLLPKLKAVNPVYDQGVIPAKTYAQPSDVPTVVVPNLLLVREDFPAGNACAITKLIFDKQAELAKVHPAAKEISKQLAPRTDPVPLHPGAKQALG encoded by the coding sequence ATGAAACGCGCACTCGTCACCGCCGCGGTGCTCGCCTTGGCCGTCACCGGCTGCGGCGGGAAGCAGCAAACGGACTCGGCCGCACCCGGCGGTTCGCAGTCCTGCGAGGCCGGCGAAGGCCGGATCACCATCGCCACCGGCAACAGCGGCGGCGTCTACTACGTGCTGGGCGGCGGGCTGGCCCAGCTGATCAGCGGCACCACCAAGCTGCGCGCGACGGCGGCGGAGACCGGCGCGTCGGTGCAGAACATCCAGCAGCTCGTCGCCGGCAACTACGACGTCGCGTTCTCGCTGGCCGACACCGCGGCGGACGCGGTGAACGGCAAGGGATCCTTCGACGGCAAGCCGCAGAAGGTCCAAGCGCTGTCCCGGATCTACCCGAACTCGACGCAGGTGCTGGTCCGCGCCGACGCCGGCATCGACTCCGTCGCGGACATGAAGGGCAAGCGGATCTCGACCGGCTCGCCGAAGTCGGGCACCGAGGTCATCGCGAACCGCCTGCTGCAGGCGGCCGGCCTGAAACCGGACACCGACGTCCAGGCGCAGCGGCTCGACCTGGCCAAGACCGCGGACGGGATGAAGGCGGGCACCCTCGACGGGCTCGTCTGGTCCGGCGGCCTGCCGACCGCGCAGATCACCGACATCACCACCGCGTTGAAGGACAAGGTGAAGTTCCTCGACGTCACGCCGCTGCTGCCGAAGCTGAAGGCGGTCAACCCGGTCTACGACCAGGGCGTGATCCCCGCGAAGACGTACGCACAGCCGTCCGACGTGCCGACGGTCGTGGTGCCGAACCTGCTGCTGGTGCGCGAAGACTTCCCGGCGGGCAACGCGTGCGCGATCACGAAGCTGATCTTCGACAAGCAGGCGGAGCTGGCGAAGGTGCACCCGGCGGCGAAGGAGATCAGCAAGCAGCTGGCGCCGCGGACCGACCCGGTTCCGCTGCACCCGGGCGCGAAGCAAGCACTCGGCTAG
- a CDS encoding TIGR01777 family oxidoreductase yields the protein MRVLIAGASGLIGSALGERLLSEGHEVRRLVRREARGGGEFRWDPPSGTIAAGAFEGVDAVVNLGGKPLFPGRWSAMRKQELTDSRVEPTEVLAEAVAEHGVGVFVNASAVGYYGNPGSSTVDETAPRGQGFLAELCEAWEAATAGAGDARVVTIRTGLVLSAKGGLYGTLRPLFQLCLGGRLGDGRQYMPWIALEDEVGAIVHVLTHDVSGPVNLTGPAPVTNAEFTRAVGRALHRPAPWWVPGFALKAVLGQAGEEMALFGQRAVPAALERSGYAFRHPTLDSALAAA from the coding sequence ATGCGAGTACTGATCGCCGGAGCGAGCGGCTTGATCGGGTCGGCGCTGGGCGAGCGCCTGCTGAGCGAGGGCCACGAAGTCCGCCGCCTGGTGCGGCGGGAAGCGCGCGGCGGCGGGGAATTCCGCTGGGACCCGCCGTCCGGCACCATCGCCGCCGGCGCCTTCGAGGGCGTCGACGCCGTCGTCAACCTGGGCGGGAAGCCGCTGTTCCCCGGCCGGTGGAGCGCGATGCGCAAGCAGGAGCTCACCGACAGCCGCGTCGAGCCGACCGAGGTGCTCGCCGAAGCCGTCGCCGAGCACGGGGTCGGCGTGTTCGTCAACGCTTCCGCCGTCGGCTACTACGGGAACCCCGGATCGTCCACTGTGGACGAAACGGCGCCCCGCGGCCAAGGTTTCCTCGCCGAGCTGTGCGAAGCGTGGGAAGCGGCGACGGCGGGCGCCGGCGACGCACGCGTGGTCACCATCCGGACCGGGCTGGTGCTGTCCGCGAAAGGCGGGCTGTACGGCACCCTGCGGCCGCTCTTCCAGCTCTGCCTGGGCGGCCGGCTCGGCGACGGCCGCCAGTACATGCCGTGGATCGCCCTCGAAGACGAAGTCGGCGCGATCGTCCACGTCCTGACGCACGACGTCTCGGGCCCGGTGAACCTGACCGGGCCGGCCCCGGTGACCAACGCCGAGTTCACCCGCGCGGTCGGCCGCGCGCTGCACCGCCCGGCGCCGTGGTGGGTGCCCGGGTTCGCGCTCAAGGCCGTGCTCGGCCAGGCCGGCGAGGAGATGGCCCTGTTCGGGCAGCGGGCCGTCCCGGCCGCGCTGGAGCGCTCCGGCTACGCGTTCCGGCACCCGACCCTGGACAGCGCGCTCGCGGCGGCATGA
- a CDS encoding GNAT family N-acetyltransferase → MTTLTAEPITPANVAAACQLAVEPHQRDFVAPVAVSLAEAYTQPEVAWPRLILDDGEPVAFVMGGFDPHAELGFFRCGIWRLNVGAGVQGRGYGRFAVETVLEEARRRGNTAATVLWIPAEGGPEQFYLKLGFRPTGERFNGEVVGRIEL, encoded by the coding sequence GTGACCACCCTCACCGCGGAGCCGATCACCCCGGCCAACGTCGCCGCCGCGTGCCAGCTGGCCGTCGAGCCGCACCAGAGGGACTTCGTCGCCCCCGTCGCCGTCTCCCTCGCCGAGGCCTACACCCAGCCCGAGGTCGCCTGGCCGCGCCTGATCCTCGACGACGGCGAACCGGTCGCCTTCGTGATGGGCGGCTTCGACCCGCACGCCGAGCTGGGCTTCTTCCGCTGCGGCATCTGGCGGCTCAACGTCGGCGCCGGCGTCCAGGGCCGCGGCTACGGCCGGTTCGCCGTCGAAACCGTGCTCGAGGAGGCCCGCCGCCGGGGCAACACCGCCGCGACCGTGCTGTGGATCCCGGCCGAAGGCGGCCCGGAGCAGTTCTACCTCAAGCTGGGCTTCCGCCCGACCGGCGAGCGGTTCAACGGCGAGGTCGTCGGCCGGATCGAGCTCTGA
- a CDS encoding TRAP transporter permease gives MTTGPVEKDAPAAIAAEHDEERPARTLPRVPDRVVYFVALAVAVLVLKQVFFPFAKGNQFYLVLFLGTTLPLVFLCYRPRARAKDDPGWTDWVLAVVALAVGLYPVLTGYDAFLDRQGTLSPLDVVAGALLLVLILEATRRTTGLVLPIVCLLFLAYAYYGGFLPQNWGIAHAGIDFGQIVNALFNDASGFYGTPLDVAGSYIVLFTLYGAVLNASGAGRFFVDISFAAFRKSRTAPGRTTVLSGFLLGTVSGSGTATAVSLGSITWPILKKAHYPKENAGGLLAAAGIGAILSPPTLGAAAFIIAEYLQTSYLKVLIWATVPTLLYYLGIVFAMEADARRFKAEAVDVPHEDPWKLLLRGGYHFLSLAIIVVFLALDIPPFAAVVYATGVAALFALIARRHDVRGWAKDMVDALSAGVRGALPVIAVCAAAGVITSTITKTGLGLELADALVELAGVISDNGTVVLILTVLLSAVAVGVLGLAVPVTASFIIAWVVIGPALETLGVADAERAMFIFYYAVLSEVTPPTALAAVASAAITGGSVLGTMWQCWKYTLPAFLVPIAFVLTDNGAALLLESDALTAVWVAAVSALAVAALAVVTGGWLFGPVSTPVRLLFVPAALCLLYLEPVPIAIGAACGAAALLAHAVIKRRTA, from the coding sequence GTGACCACCGGGCCGGTCGAAAAGGACGCTCCTGCCGCGATCGCCGCCGAGCACGACGAAGAACGCCCGGCACGCACGCTTCCCCGGGTCCCCGACCGCGTCGTCTACTTCGTGGCGCTGGCCGTCGCGGTCCTCGTGCTCAAGCAGGTGTTCTTCCCCTTCGCCAAGGGCAACCAGTTCTACCTGGTGCTCTTCCTCGGCACGACGCTCCCGCTGGTCTTCCTCTGCTACCGCCCGCGCGCCCGCGCGAAGGACGATCCCGGCTGGACGGACTGGGTCCTCGCCGTCGTCGCGCTCGCCGTCGGCCTCTACCCGGTGCTGACCGGGTACGACGCCTTCCTCGACCGACAGGGCACCCTGTCCCCGCTGGACGTCGTGGCCGGCGCGCTGCTGCTGGTGCTGATCCTCGAAGCCACCCGCCGCACCACCGGGCTGGTGCTGCCGATCGTCTGCCTGCTCTTCCTCGCCTACGCCTACTACGGCGGTTTCCTCCCGCAGAACTGGGGCATCGCGCACGCCGGCATCGACTTCGGCCAGATCGTCAACGCGCTGTTCAACGACGCCAGCGGGTTCTACGGCACCCCGCTCGACGTCGCGGGCAGCTACATCGTGCTGTTCACCCTCTACGGCGCCGTGCTCAACGCCTCCGGCGCGGGCCGGTTCTTCGTGGACATCTCGTTCGCCGCGTTCCGGAAGTCGCGGACGGCGCCGGGCCGGACCACCGTCCTGTCGGGATTCCTGCTCGGCACGGTGTCCGGGTCGGGCACCGCCACCGCGGTCAGCCTCGGCTCGATCACCTGGCCGATCCTCAAGAAAGCCCACTACCCCAAGGAAAACGCGGGCGGGCTGCTCGCCGCGGCCGGGATCGGGGCCATCCTCTCGCCGCCGACGCTGGGCGCCGCCGCGTTCATCATCGCCGAGTACCTGCAGACGTCGTACTTGAAGGTGCTGATCTGGGCGACCGTGCCGACGCTGCTGTACTACCTCGGCATCGTGTTCGCGATGGAGGCCGACGCCCGCCGCTTCAAGGCCGAAGCGGTCGACGTCCCGCACGAGGATCCGTGGAAGCTGCTGCTGCGCGGCGGCTACCACTTCCTGTCGCTGGCGATCATCGTCGTGTTCCTGGCGCTGGACATCCCGCCGTTCGCCGCGGTCGTCTACGCCACCGGCGTCGCCGCGCTCTTCGCGCTGATCGCCCGGCGCCACGACGTCCGCGGGTGGGCGAAGGACATGGTCGACGCGCTTTCGGCCGGGGTGCGCGGGGCGCTGCCGGTGATCGCGGTGTGCGCGGCGGCCGGCGTGATCACCTCGACCATCACCAAGACCGGGCTCGGCCTCGAACTCGCGGACGCACTGGTGGAGCTGGCCGGGGTGATCAGCGACAACGGCACCGTGGTCCTCATCTTGACCGTGCTGCTCTCGGCCGTCGCCGTCGGCGTGCTCGGCCTCGCCGTGCCGGTCACCGCGAGCTTCATCATCGCCTGGGTGGTGATCGGCCCCGCGCTGGAGACGCTGGGCGTCGCCGACGCCGAGCGCGCGATGTTCATCTTCTACTACGCCGTGCTGTCCGAAGTCACGCCGCCGACCGCGCTCGCCGCCGTCGCTTCGGCGGCGATCACCGGCGGCTCGGTGCTGGGAACCATGTGGCAGTGCTGGAAGTACACGCTCCCGGCGTTCCTCGTGCCGATCGCCTTCGTGCTCACCGACAACGGCGCCGCGCTGCTGCTGGAATCCGACGCGCTGACCGCCGTCTGGGTGGCGGCGGTGTCCGCGCTGGCCGTCGCCGCGCTGGCGGTGGTGACCGGCGGCTGGCTGTTCGGGCCGGTCAGCACGCCCGTGCGGCTGCTGTTCGTCCCCGCCGCGCTGTGCCTGCTCTACCTGGAGCCGGTGCCGATCGCGATCGGTGCCGCGTGCGGTGCCGCCGCGCTGCTCGCCCACGCCGTGATCAAGAGGAGGACAGCATGA